One genomic segment of Desulfocapsa sulfexigens DSM 10523 includes these proteins:
- a CDS encoding glycosyltransferase family protein, with amino-acid sequence MTNILYGVHGIGHGHAIRALTIASSFPQHNFLFISDGDGYNMLQSEHKVFRLSVNGSPAFHHSMPYSGAVSSYCKNILAGKQGRKEALQAVELFKPDVAITDYESNVPWLCRKTGLPCLSLDHQHIARFGSLSLPLTRTVDLALLRIAIWMQFHELRNHMIISFFDPPLRSKRRVKVFPPILRQKVLDRVSTEGEHVLAYHGYSTTSDFHRFLLSLPHPVRCYGMNEDRVVANVTYRKKSTDHFLDDLASCRYVLSTAGHTLLSEALYYGKPVMAFPIRNACEQYINGYYLEKNGYGIMNDAFRPSSDILDGFEKNLENYKKNIQKTCFCGNEKVTAVLKHYFDTKEYIV; translated from the coding sequence ATGACAAACATATTATATGGTGTTCATGGGATTGGTCATGGGCACGCCATTAGAGCACTTACCATTGCCAGTTCTTTTCCGCAGCACAATTTTCTCTTTATAAGCGACGGTGACGGATATAATATGCTGCAATCAGAACATAAGGTGTTCAGGTTGTCGGTCAATGGGAGTCCTGCCTTCCATCACAGCATGCCATATTCTGGAGCTGTTTCTTCATATTGTAAAAATATTCTTGCCGGTAAGCAGGGAAGAAAAGAAGCATTGCAGGCCGTGGAATTATTTAAGCCTGACGTGGCCATTACCGATTACGAGTCGAATGTCCCCTGGCTCTGTCGTAAAACAGGCTTACCCTGCCTGTCTCTCGATCATCAGCATATTGCCAGATTCGGTTCCCTGAGTCTCCCACTGACCAGAACAGTGGATCTTGCTTTACTCCGCATCGCCATATGGATGCAATTTCATGAGCTACGGAACCACATGATTATTTCTTTTTTTGATCCCCCGTTACGGTCGAAAAGGCGGGTGAAAGTTTTTCCTCCGATTCTCAGGCAAAAAGTCCTCGACCGGGTTTCTACAGAAGGTGAGCATGTCCTTGCGTATCATGGATATTCAACGACGTCAGATTTCCACCGTTTTCTTTTATCCCTACCCCACCCGGTCCGCTGCTATGGTATGAATGAGGACAGAGTGGTCGCAAATGTAACGTACAGGAAAAAATCTACAGATCATTTTCTTGATGACCTTGCCTCCTGTCGATATGTCTTGAGTACAGCGGGACACACCTTGCTTTCCGAGGCTCTTTATTATGGGAAACCAGTGATGGCTTTTCCCATACGTAATGCCTGTGAACAGTATATCAACGGTTATTATCTGGAGAAAAATGGATATGGGATAATGAATGATGCTTTCCGGCCATCATCTGATATCCTGGATGGTTTTGAGAAAAACTTGGAGAATTATAAAAAGAATATCCAAAAAACTTGTTTTTGTGGCAACGAGAAGGTTACTGCTGTTCTGAAACATTATTTTGATACCAAAGAATATATTGTGTGA
- a CDS encoding type I polyketide synthase, producing the protein MSNELTTKSLSYVWHPQYFTPPVSQLVQKNRLQIILDVSELSVDQLTHDTPDLQGVELKLSLEQFFSTKVTALLEAIQTKTIWVEYFPQVSSRAFDAFLEQIAIHDSLTCNIITGDLPVIHACFENPSQVSGLAIKGSESSGFVSSETLLTLLSHLEVLSKKHSSTPAIHVWGGIATPEGAAACLASGVSRIVFESLHWLTDKMVGPNAPLSKKISQLRIDHTSSIELGKNLFFRVFDKGNASAVKELRQLLNNKDGDTTPSSALTTAISSKTVLPLDSDFDGSQLVPLGPEAAFADSFIKRFGQETSTAISNFASETARLYADVDRAIPEMLKGKLTGVLGVQYPFIQGAMACISDVPEFALSIAQAGGLPTIALGIKSIKEIEQDLATLKQTLQGHPYAINVITLPENPYRTEQLAWLEKNKPPFVVISAGDPAHAARLQQKGITVIYVTSDIELLRLAWNNNISIVICEGQEAGGHVGVHSTLTLAQAALELRHQSTDTNSGNFLVLAGGIYNTNSLARAAFLGADGVQMGTLYLSSREIVASGALSKLYQQTLLKSSFGDTILTGESVGLRVRSLSSPKTTKIRSLEKAIHKQTSNEAAIRRQLEETSIGSLLVAARNQHPKSGHPLSPDVCYQEGQYMSGSIAGDLQEILPVAKIHQLLAENQFKAILQNSSAQETSLPSSNRKNVRERIAITGMAAANSLGNSPEEIWQACLAKKSGISEIPAEKWDHRDIFKENSSTKGKTYCKVGAFLSLNIARKELGIPPHDFRTMTASTKLTLWLAYKAIHDSTLLDSDIPRHRIGVLVSQNAGEFGSTTADLTIYTAAKTIADTIRQSCDLSPDQSDSLEQTIRTGHLEIDDTTLLGRLNCAAAGFICNKYGFNGPSFSVTSACASSLTALYNAVHLMRTGVLDAAIIGGGEELLSQGSFLEFSALGALAGKGYSNESPSAYSRPFDSERSGMVLGEGGGMIVLERESVARKRGAPILAYITGVGASNNHLGMVESVAETQKIAISTSFEDAGYGPEQVDMVECHATGTHMGDREEVNALKQIYPPNSSVVLSSFKSQIGHTLGASGVSSLIRGICAMHAGTFPPTLNYHTPDPDIGLEEAGFHVCKEAEPWPQPLERARRFEVNAFGFGGANYVVQVENSTRDNSQAPHILTDTIAPSPSVGVAFFKTESNNQTFRIGAIDNKNKNSALEKILEPYKQNLAKLTFKQKKELTELGITVAEETGSLPLSLVFSGQGTHYPQMGKELYKTFPVIRHWMDTLAELADFDILHLLFNEDGSKLQNTEWQQPALFLLEYSIYKQLNEFGLQPTAMAGHSMGELTALCVAGCFTYEDGFKIINKRAQCMAKASKMDVDPGSMLAVNAPEDYLNQKIAENTNLFFTNFNSPRQTVIGGGTKELVNFKQILDSDGHWNVQLPVSMAFHSPIMRIIREELGDYIGDIRMQAPEIPVISNTTCQPYPNDPDEIKKIIVSHLESPVHWQNNVLSLVNDFGCRCFLEIGPQDTLCNLIHECTKNVQCISSCSAENEVQALRQSVSSLFVNGSITPATISTLSLQQKELTISREAVLNIIQQEVYSYALHGAERYLKPAIIKAIQQNIDPHFDRAALAEYMPENFTPGLVPDTPGAGNAGPVPENNAVLEQVIQIIMDATGYERDEIDAEMNVRDDLAIKSSRIPIIVDAAEKTFNITTTLEDFLSVQTVQDLANRVAELMEGDDFQVPAQKVSINKSISASTHNTPTFVSSSKYGINRLVYQEEKITVNKETSLQIAPDSRILLLSLDAENNLQQLNNTFRDSYRCEAVSLQIKKDHHQDGYIDFFNSEETLRVVEEISAEGPLTGIVLISDSQAEQNLSPLEIVSLVTSYFALFQHFLKSNKRKFCIHLHHNNSPVETDSLLGQSILGLLFTAAKEFKGLCLRRLAFRGKVDIPELLRTALNLSNPLIDLLIEDHQLYTYKAARHTLSGAEEPALTLAKDDVIVISGGGRGVTSYLARSLAPFGCRLILLGRTSLEPSLSQGDVPAEPGKKQQFISSYLEQTYDNLSPRELKAKRKAVLHNIEVLQTITELEQLGATTQYIPCDVSDKVQVAEVMDSIVKEHGKIDGVIHGAGIIKDSYIPIIKPAMFKEVLDVKLFGAINLLQAAENKGLRFVVALSSIAASGGSIGQANYCIANRAMSTYCRTFRDSHQSVQTKVFWLPPIEGTGMADTPEIKDILVQNLGGDIFLEVHEAAEIMLRELLCGLADDCWVVPLRAVLQSEILLSDPVDQNTHWFDLERLPMIDSIARLDLRTKTIHATRTLSSDRDQWLADHKPSKLLRHPIMSAIMAVEAFLESSRILFPHLQMNGLQNIKLLQMIECPLDTNTEIHLFCQGETTHSSLQTCNVELKRPRKSSADTQETFMDTYFMAQVLASTTRLSPEREKITVENAPPLLSHGKIAELYENYSQLKNRYQVIDSIITCHHDTIRGKMLYPDVNDFSEALPSIFQYPHYLLEALMQITFFFTSIRNNGDPRIMIPAAIDSVSFTRNCRAGEELLLNGQLNLEDATGTVWDVHGVDSNGFIIMEIKGLQMKWVD; encoded by the coding sequence ATGTCGAACGAACTGACTACAAAATCACTTTCTTATGTTTGGCATCCACAATATTTCACACCTCCTGTTTCACAACTCGTTCAAAAAAACAGGCTACAGATCATTCTGGATGTATCAGAACTCTCCGTTGACCAACTCACCCACGACACGCCCGACTTGCAGGGAGTAGAACTGAAACTTTCTCTGGAGCAGTTTTTTTCAACGAAAGTGACAGCATTACTGGAAGCCATTCAAACGAAAACCATCTGGGTCGAATACTTTCCGCAGGTATCATCCCGTGCCTTTGACGCTTTTCTTGAACAGATAGCAATCCATGATTCCCTCACCTGCAATATAATCACCGGTGACCTGCCAGTCATTCACGCCTGTTTTGAAAACCCCTCTCAGGTCTCTGGCCTGGCCATTAAAGGCTCAGAATCATCTGGTTTTGTCAGCTCGGAAACGCTCTTAACACTTCTCTCACATCTGGAAGTACTCTCAAAAAAACACTCTTCCACACCCGCAATTCATGTTTGGGGTGGTATCGCTACTCCAGAGGGAGCAGCCGCCTGCCTCGCGAGCGGAGTTTCTCGAATTGTTTTTGAAAGTCTCCACTGGCTCACCGACAAAATGGTTGGCCCAAACGCCCCTCTTTCAAAAAAAATTTCACAGTTACGAATAGACCACACCTCCTCCATAGAACTCGGAAAAAATCTATTTTTCAGAGTGTTTGACAAGGGTAATGCCTCAGCAGTCAAAGAACTCAGGCAATTATTAAACAACAAAGACGGTGACACCACCCCCTCCAGTGCATTGACAACTGCTATTTCTTCAAAAACTGTCCTCCCCCTTGATAGCGATTTTGATGGAAGTCAACTCGTACCCTTAGGGCCCGAGGCTGCTTTTGCCGATTCATTTATCAAGCGTTTTGGTCAGGAAACCTCCACTGCCATTTCCAATTTCGCATCAGAAACTGCCCGACTCTATGCCGATGTGGATAGAGCCATTCCCGAAATGCTGAAAGGTAAACTGACCGGGGTACTTGGAGTTCAATATCCCTTTATCCAGGGGGCCATGGCCTGCATCAGCGATGTTCCGGAATTTGCACTTTCCATTGCCCAGGCAGGCGGACTGCCAACCATTGCCCTTGGTATTAAATCAATCAAAGAAATTGAACAGGATCTCGCCACCCTGAAACAGACTCTCCAGGGACATCCATACGCCATCAATGTCATCACCCTTCCCGAAAATCCCTATCGCACGGAACAACTAGCCTGGCTTGAAAAAAACAAGCCTCCCTTTGTCGTTATTTCTGCAGGTGATCCAGCCCACGCAGCACGTTTGCAGCAAAAGGGTATTACGGTTATCTATGTTACCTCCGACATCGAACTGCTGCGACTGGCCTGGAACAATAATATCAGCATTGTAATATGTGAAGGTCAGGAGGCTGGAGGCCATGTTGGAGTACACTCGACCTTGACCCTTGCTCAAGCTGCCCTCGAACTAAGGCACCAATCCACAGACACAAACAGTGGAAATTTTCTCGTTCTGGCCGGCGGTATTTACAATACCAATTCACTTGCTCGGGCAGCCTTTTTAGGGGCAGATGGGGTGCAAATGGGCACACTTTATCTCTCTTCCCGAGAAATTGTCGCCTCTGGCGCATTGAGCAAACTCTACCAGCAGACACTGCTCAAATCTTCTTTTGGTGACACCATACTCACAGGAGAGTCCGTTGGGCTGCGCGTCCGTTCCCTTTCCTCCCCCAAAACAACAAAAATTCGTTCTCTGGAAAAAGCAATTCACAAGCAGACGAGCAATGAGGCTGCCATCAGGCGCCAACTCGAAGAAACCAGTATCGGAAGCCTGCTTGTTGCAGCTCGAAACCAGCACCCAAAAAGCGGCCACCCTCTTTCCCCAGATGTTTGCTACCAGGAAGGACAGTATATGAGTGGCTCAATCGCCGGAGATCTGCAGGAGATCCTCCCCGTTGCAAAAATCCACCAATTATTGGCAGAAAATCAATTCAAAGCAATATTGCAGAATTCTTCCGCACAGGAAACATCACTACCGTCCAGCAATAGAAAAAACGTCAGGGAGCGTATTGCCATCACTGGAATGGCCGCTGCAAATTCCCTGGGTAACAGTCCAGAAGAAATCTGGCAGGCATGTCTGGCAAAAAAAAGCGGCATCAGCGAAATACCTGCTGAAAAATGGGATCACAGGGATATTTTTAAAGAAAATTCCAGCACCAAAGGTAAAACATACTGTAAGGTAGGCGCTTTTTTATCCCTTAACATTGCGCGAAAAGAACTGGGTATTCCACCCCATGATTTCCGGACCATGACCGCCTCCACAAAACTTACACTGTGGCTTGCCTACAAAGCAATTCACGACTCAACGCTTTTGGATTCTGATATCCCCCGCCACCGTATAGGAGTACTCGTCTCACAAAATGCCGGCGAATTTGGCTCCACCACTGCAGACCTTACCATATATACGGCAGCCAAAACAATTGCTGATACTATCCGACAATCGTGCGATCTCTCCCCGGACCAGAGTGATTCGCTGGAACAGACTATCAGGACTGGTCATCTTGAAATAGATGACACGACACTCCTGGGCCGTCTCAATTGCGCGGCAGCGGGCTTTATCTGTAACAAATACGGATTTAATGGTCCGAGTTTCTCTGTCACCTCTGCCTGCGCCTCAAGCCTCACGGCACTTTATAATGCTGTTCATTTAATGCGGACTGGGGTTCTGGATGCAGCCATCATTGGCGGTGGTGAAGAATTGCTCAGCCAAGGATCATTTCTTGAATTTTCCGCCCTGGGAGCTTTGGCGGGAAAAGGCTATAGCAACGAATCCCCATCTGCCTATTCCCGTCCTTTCGACAGCGAACGCAGTGGTATGGTTCTTGGTGAGGGAGGCGGAATGATTGTTTTGGAGCGTGAATCCGTTGCCCGGAAAAGGGGTGCTCCAATCCTTGCCTATATTACCGGTGTAGGAGCCAGCAACAATCACCTTGGGATGGTTGAATCTGTAGCAGAAACACAAAAAATTGCCATCAGCACTTCCTTTGAAGATGCTGGCTATGGCCCAGAGCAGGTCGACATGGTTGAATGCCACGCAACAGGTACTCATATGGGAGATCGGGAAGAAGTCAATGCTCTCAAACAAATCTACCCGCCCAACAGCTCTGTTGTACTCTCCTCCTTCAAATCTCAAATCGGTCATACACTGGGAGCTTCTGGAGTCAGTAGCCTTATTCGTGGTATTTGCGCGATGCATGCCGGAACCTTTCCTCCCACGCTCAATTACCATACACCAGATCCTGACATAGGCCTGGAAGAGGCCGGGTTCCATGTTTGCAAGGAAGCGGAACCATGGCCACAACCCCTTGAGAGAGCAAGACGTTTTGAGGTAAATGCATTCGGCTTTGGTGGTGCAAACTACGTAGTTCAGGTTGAAAACAGCACCAGAGACAACAGCCAGGCACCGCACATTCTGACAGACACAATTGCCCCTTCACCATCTGTAGGCGTTGCCTTCTTCAAAACAGAATCCAACAACCAGACATTCAGGATCGGAGCCATTGATAATAAAAATAAGAACTCTGCCCTCGAAAAAATACTGGAGCCCTATAAACAGAATCTGGCAAAACTGACATTCAAACAGAAAAAAGAACTGACAGAGCTTGGCATAACAGTAGCCGAAGAGACAGGAAGCTTGCCCCTTAGCCTTGTTTTTTCCGGTCAGGGAACGCATTATCCACAAATGGGAAAAGAGCTGTATAAAACCTTTCCCGTTATTCGTCACTGGATGGATACCTTGGCAGAGCTTGCCGACTTTGACATCCTTCACCTCCTTTTCAACGAGGATGGCAGTAAACTTCAAAATACGGAGTGGCAGCAACCGGCCCTTTTTCTTCTTGAATACTCCATCTACAAACAGTTGAACGAGTTCGGACTACAGCCAACAGCCATGGCCGGTCACTCCATGGGAGAATTGACTGCACTCTGTGTTGCCGGGTGTTTCACCTATGAGGACGGTTTTAAAATTATCAACAAACGTGCCCAGTGCATGGCAAAAGCCTCAAAGATGGATGTAGATCCCGGTTCCATGCTTGCCGTTAACGCACCGGAAGACTATCTCAACCAAAAGATTGCCGAAAACACCAATCTCTTCTTCACCAACTTCAACTCGCCCAGACAGACAGTTATTGGTGGTGGGACTAAAGAACTGGTAAATTTCAAACAGATACTTGACAGCGATGGCCATTGGAACGTCCAGTTGCCTGTTTCAATGGCTTTTCATTCACCTATAATGCGAATAATTCGTGAGGAACTGGGTGACTACATCGGCGACATACGGATGCAGGCTCCCGAGATTCCAGTAATCTCCAATACAACTTGTCAGCCCTATCCGAATGACCCAGATGAAATCAAAAAAATAATCGTCTCCCACTTGGAATCCCCCGTTCACTGGCAGAATAACGTTTTAAGCCTTGTGAATGATTTCGGCTGTCGCTGCTTCCTTGAAATCGGCCCACAGGACACCCTCTGCAACCTTATTCATGAATGCACAAAAAATGTGCAGTGTATCAGCAGCTGTTCAGCGGAAAACGAGGTACAGGCACTACGCCAATCTGTTTCATCCCTTTTTGTGAATGGGAGCATAACACCAGCTACAATATCAACGCTTTCCCTGCAGCAGAAAGAGCTCACGATATCCAGGGAAGCTGTTTTGAATATCATTCAGCAGGAAGTGTATTCCTACGCCCTTCATGGTGCTGAGAGATATCTCAAACCCGCAATTATAAAAGCCATTCAACAGAATATTGACCCACACTTCGATCGAGCAGCTTTGGCTGAGTATATGCCGGAAAATTTCACTCCAGGACTCGTTCCAGATACGCCTGGTGCCGGCAACGCTGGACCCGTTCCTGAGAATAATGCCGTACTTGAACAGGTCATCCAGATTATTATGGATGCCACTGGCTATGAGCGTGATGAAATCGATGCGGAAATGAATGTCAGAGATGACCTGGCCATTAAATCCAGTCGTATACCAATTATCGTTGATGCCGCTGAAAAAACATTCAACATAACTACAACCCTGGAAGATTTCCTGTCCGTACAAACTGTTCAGGATCTGGCCAATCGTGTTGCTGAGCTCATGGAAGGCGACGATTTCCAAGTCCCCGCCCAAAAGGTTTCGATAAACAAATCCATTTCCGCCTCAACACATAATACGCCCACCTTCGTCTCATCCTCAAAGTATGGCATCAATCGGCTTGTTTATCAGGAAGAAAAAATCACTGTAAATAAAGAAACGAGCCTGCAAATTGCCCCTGACAGTCGCATTCTCCTCCTTTCCCTCGATGCTGAAAACAACCTTCAACAACTCAATAACACCTTCAGGGACAGTTATCGTTGTGAGGCAGTTTCCTTACAAATAAAAAAGGATCATCACCAAGATGGTTATATAGATTTCTTCAACTCTGAAGAAACACTGCGGGTTGTAGAAGAGATTTCGGCAGAAGGTCCATTGACAGGCATTGTTCTGATCAGTGACAGCCAGGCTGAACAAAACCTGTCTCCTCTTGAAATCGTCTCTTTAGTGACCAGCTACTTCGCACTCTTTCAACATTTTCTTAAATCAAACAAACGGAAATTTTGCATTCATCTCCACCATAACAACAGTCCAGTCGAGACCGACTCTCTCCTTGGCCAATCCATCCTTGGCCTTCTCTTCACAGCGGCCAAAGAATTCAAGGGCCTTTGTTTACGGAGACTTGCATTCCGGGGCAAGGTCGATATACCTGAACTGCTACGAACTGCTCTCAATCTATCCAATCCACTTATTGATCTGCTTATCGAAGACCATCAACTATACACCTACAAAGCTGCCAGACATACTCTCTCTGGTGCGGAGGAACCGGCACTGACTCTCGCCAAAGATGATGTCATTGTTATTTCAGGCGGAGGCAGGGGAGTTACATCGTATCTGGCTCGCTCACTGGCTCCATTCGGCTGCAGACTCATCCTCCTCGGGCGCACATCGCTGGAACCTTCACTCTCCCAGGGAGACGTACCAGCAGAACCCGGTAAAAAGCAGCAATTCATCTCCAGTTACCTTGAACAAACTTATGACAACCTGTCTCCTCGGGAATTAAAAGCAAAACGAAAGGCTGTCCTGCACAACATAGAAGTACTCCAGACCATTACAGAACTCGAACAACTGGGAGCAACAACTCAGTATATTCCCTGTGACGTCAGCGACAAAGTGCAGGTTGCTGAAGTCATGGATTCCATCGTAAAAGAACATGGAAAAATTGATGGTGTCATACACGGAGCAGGAATTATCAAAGACAGTTATATCCCAATCATTAAACCGGCCATGTTCAAAGAAGTGCTTGATGTTAAACTTTTTGGAGCTATTAATCTTCTTCAGGCTGCTGAGAACAAGGGCTTACGTTTTGTCGTGGCTCTTTCTTCAATTGCTGCATCAGGCGGCAGTATTGGTCAGGCTAATTACTGTATAGCCAATCGGGCAATGTCTACCTACTGTCGCACTTTCAGGGACAGCCACCAGTCGGTACAGACAAAGGTATTCTGGCTCCCACCAATCGAAGGCACGGGTATGGCAGACACACCGGAGATAAAAGATATTCTCGTTCAAAACCTGGGCGGTGATATTTTTCTTGAGGTACATGAAGCAGCAGAAATTATGCTTCGGGAACTCCTCTGTGGTCTGGCTGATGACTGTTGGGTCGTCCCCCTTAGAGCAGTCCTTCAATCAGAAATACTCCTGTCAGATCCTGTTGACCAAAATACGCACTGGTTTGATTTGGAAAGACTGCCGATGATTGATTCTATCGCACGTCTTGACCTACGCACAAAAACAATTCATGCCACCCGTACACTCTCATCAGACAGAGACCAGTGGCTGGCAGACCACAAGCCTTCGAAATTACTCAGACATCCAATCATGTCTGCCATAATGGCAGTAGAAGCATTTTTGGAGAGCAGCCGTATCCTTTTTCCACATCTGCAGATGAACGGTCTGCAAAATATTAAATTATTACAAATGATTGAGTGTCCGTTAGATACGAATACTGAGATACATCTGTTCTGTCAGGGAGAAACAACCCATTCCAGTTTGCAAACCTGCAATGTTGAGCTCAAACGCCCCCGAAAATCATCAGCGGACACGCAGGAAACATTCATGGACACCTACTTCATGGCTCAGGTTCTCGCCAGCACGACCCGACTTTCTCCGGAACGGGAAAAAATCACAGTTGAAAACGCCCCCCCTCTTCTTTCACACGGGAAAATCGCAGAGCTGTACGAGAATTACTCTCAGCTGAAAAACCGTTATCAAGTGATTGACTCAATCATCACATGTCACCATGACACCATCCGGGGCAAAATGCTGTACCCTGATGTAAATGACTTTTCAGAGGCTCTTCCCTCCATCTTCCAGTACCCCCACTATCTTCTGGAAGCACTGATGCAAATAACCTTCTTTTTCACCAGTATCCGGAACAATGGCGATCCACGAATAATGATACCTGCAGCAATTGACTCTGTATCATTCACAAGAAACTGTCGAGCTGGCGAAGAACTTCTACTGAATGGACAATTAAACCTGGAGGATGCAACTGGAACCGTCTGGGATGTACACGGCGTGGACAGCAACGGCTTCATTATCATGGAAATCAAAGGACTACAAATGAAATGGGTAGATTAA